One window from the genome of Solea solea chromosome 2, fSolSol10.1, whole genome shotgun sequence encodes:
- the gja3 gene encoding gap junction alpha-3 protein → MGDWSFLGRLLENAQEHSTVIGKVWLTVLFIFRILVLGAAAEEVWGDEQSDFTCNTQQPGCENVCYDQAFPISHIRFWVLQIIFVSTPTLIYLGHVLHIVRMEEKRKEKEDEIRKANRLQEEKELLYRNGGNASRGKKEKRPIRDEHGKIRIRGALLRTYVFNIIFKTLFEVGFILGQYFLYGFQLRPLYKCARWPCPNTALTVWAVLNGRVARRYTDNNGGGHPAVPASFVVVCLKQTSNTGPKGVTFFCHQLTD, encoded by the exons ATGGGCGACTGGAGTTTTCTGGGGCGGCTGTTGGAGAACGCTCAGGAGCACTCGACGGTTATCGGCAAAGTCTGGCTGACCGTCCTCTTCATCTTCAGGATCCTGGTGCTGGGGGCAGCGGCGGAGGAGGTGTGGGGCGACGAGCAGTCCGACTTCACCTGCAACACCCAACAGCCCGGCTGCGAGAACGTCTGCTACGACCAGGCCTTCCCCATCTCGCACATCCGCTTCTGGGTGCTGCAGATCATCTTCGTGTCCACGCCGACGCTCATCTACCTGGGCCACGTGCTGCACATCGTCCGCATGGAGGAGAAGCGGAAAGAGAAGGAGGACGAGATACGCAAGGCCAACAGGttgcaggaggagaaagaacTCCTTTATAGAAACGGCGGAAACGCAAGCAGGGGCAAGAAGGAGAAACGGCCAATCAGGGACGAGCACGGCAAAATCCGCATCAGAGGCGCGCTGCTGCGCACGTACGTCTTCAACATTATTTTCAAGACTCTGTTTGAAGTGGGATTCATTTTGGGCCAGTATTTCCTCTACGGCTTCCAGCTGAGGCCTCTGTACAAGTGTGCGCGTTGGCCCTGCCCCAACACC GCGCTCACTGTGTGGGCGGTGCTCAATGGCCGCGTAGCGCGACGTTATACCGACAACAATGGGGGGGGACATCCGGCAGTTCCTGCTAGCTTTGTGGTCGTTTGTCTCAAGCAGACGTCAAACACCGGCCCcaagggagtgacgtttttctgtcatCAGCTGACTGATTGA
- the gjb8 gene encoding gap junction protein beta 8, with protein MSWGALYAQLGGVNKHSTSLGKIWLSVLFIFRITILVLAAESVWGDEQSDFTCNTQQPGCKNVCYDHFFPVSHIRFWCLQLIFVSTPALLVAMHVAYRRREDTRTMLASNGNEKMTDMDMEKLKKRRLPITGPLWWTYTCSLFFRLIFEGGFMYALYFVYDGFQMPRLVKCEQWPCPNKVDCFISRPTEKTVFTIFMVSSSTICMILNVAELGYLISKALLRCTARSKRKNHLYTESVRRDNDLMENKKNEMLLSTRTDSTSNKTLC; from the coding sequence ATGAGCTGGGGGGCGCTCTACGCCCAGCTGGGCGGAGTCAACAAACACTCCACCAGTCTCGGAAAGATCTGGCTCTCGGTCCTCTTCATCTTCCGCATCACGATCCTGGTCCTGGCCGCCGAGAGCGTCTGGGGGGACGAGCAGTCGGACTTCACGTGCAACACGCAGCAGCCGGGCTGCAAGAACGTCTGCTACGACCACTTCTTCCCCGTGTCGCACATCCGATTCTGGTGCCTGCAGCTGATCTTCGTGTCCACGCCGGCTCTGCTGGTGGCCATGCACGTGGCCTACAGGAGGCGCGAGGACACGAGGACCATGCTGGCCTCCAACGGCAACGAGAAGATGACGGACATGGACATGGAGAAGCTGAAGAAGAGGCGTTTGCCGATCACGGGCCCGCTGTGGTGGACCTACACCTGCAGCCTGTTCTTCAGGCTCATCTTCGAGGGCGGCTTCATGTACGCGCTGTACTTCGTCTACGACGGCTTCCAGATGCCGCGCCTGGTGAAGTGCGAGCAGTGGCCTTGTCCCAACAAGGTGGACTGCTTCATCTCCAGGCCGACAGAGAAAACCGTCTTCACCATCTTCATGGTGTCCTCGTCGACCATCTGCATGATTCTGAACGTGGCGGAGCTGGGTTACCTCATCAGCAAGGCGCTCCTGAGGTGCACGGCCCGGTCCAAGCGGAAAAACCACCTCTACACGGAGAGCGTGAGGCGGGACAACGACCTGATGGAGAACAAGAAGAACGAGATGTTGCTCTCCACGCGTACGGATTCAACCAGCAACAAGACCTTGTGTTGA